The DNA window AAGGCGTCTCGCCGATGATCTTTTATCGCAGCGACTGCGCCGACATGGCGCTGGCGCCGGAGGATATCGACGAGGCGTTTGTCGCTTCGGCGCGTTCGATCGTCGTCACCGGCACGCATTTTTCCCGCCCCAACAGCGACGCCGCCCAGCGCAAGGCGATCCGCATCATGAAGGCCAGGGGCGGCAAGGTTGTCTTCGATATCGACTATCGGCCCAATTTGTGGGGCCTCGCCGGCCATGCCGAGGGCTTCGAGCGCTATGTCAAGTCGGACCGCGTCTCGGCCCAGCTGAAGACGGTGCTGCCCGATTGCGACCTCATCGTCGGCACCGAGGAGGAGATCATGATCGCCTCGGGCGCAGACGACTGCCTGAGCGCGCTGAAGACGATCCGCGCACTGTCCTCGGCCACCATCGTATTGAAGCGTGGCGCCATGGGCTGCATCGTCTATGACGGACCGATCAGCGACGATCTGGAAGACGGCATCGTCGGCAAGGGCTTCCCGATCGAGATCTACAATGTGCTGGGTGCAGGCGACGCTTTCATGTCCGGCTTCCTGCGCGGCTGGCTGGGTGGGGAAGACCATGCGACGGCGGCGACCTGGGCCAATGCCTGCGGCGCGTTTGCCGTGTCGCGGCTGCTGTGCGCGCCGGAATATCCGACCTTCGAGGAACTGCAGTTCTTCCTCAAGAACGGCAGCAAGCACCGGGCCTTGCGCAAGGACGAGGCGATCAACCACATCCATTGGGCAACGACCCGCCGGCGCGACATCCCCTCGCTGATGGCGCTCGCCTGCGACCATCGTGTGCAGCTCGAGGACGTGGCGGTCAAGGCCGGCGCCGATCCGGCGCGCATCCGCGATTTCAAGGTTCTGGCGGTCAAGGCGGCGGCCAAGGTCGCGGCCGGCCGCGACGGCTACGGCATGCTGATCGACGAGAAGCATGGCCGCGAGGCGATGTTTGAATTCGCCAGGCACCCCTTCGCCTGGCTTGGACGGCCTGTCGAACTGCCGGGTTCGCGGCCACTGCGCTTCGAATTCTCGCAGGACATCGGCTCGCAACTGGTGGAATGGCCGGTCGATCACTGCATCAAATGCCTGTGCTTTTATCATCCCGACGATCCGGCGGCGCTCAAGGAAGAACAGCAGCAGAAGCTGCGCGCGCTGTTCGAGGCGGCACGGAAAGTCGGCCGGGAACTGCTCATCGAGATCATCGCCGGCAAGCACGGCAAGCTCGACGACACCACCATTCCGCGCGCGCTGGAGGAGCTTTATGCGCTTGGCATCAAGCCCGACTGGTGGAAGCTGGAGCCGCAGGCATCGAGCGGCGCCTGGGCCAGGATCGAAACGGTGATCCTGAAGCATGATCCGTGGTGCCGCGGCATCGTCCTGCTTGGCCTGGAAGCCCCGCAGGACGAGCTGGTGGCGGCTTTCGCCGCCACCGCCAAGGCGCCCATCGTCAAGGGCTTTGCCGTCGGCCGCACCATCTTCGTCCACGCGGCCGAGGAGTGGCTGGCCGGCCGGATGTCGGATGACGAGGCTGTCGCCGACATGGCGTCGCGCTTCGAACAGCTGACCGAGGCGTGGCTTGCCGCGCGCGGACGCAAGGCGGCATAAGAAGGCGCGGCACAAGGACTGCGGAGGAAACACAATGAGCAAGACAATCCGCCTGACGATGGCGCAGGCGCTGACCCGCTTCCTGTCCCGCCAGATGACGGAGATCGACGGCAAAAAAGTGCCGATCTTCGGCGGCGTCTGGGCGATCTTCGGCCACGGGAATGTCGCCGGCATCGGCGAGGCGCTCTACCAGGTGCGCAACGAATTGCCGACCTTTCGCGCCCACAACGAACAGGCGATGGCGCATGCGGCGATCGCCTACGCCAAGGCCAATTTCCGCCGCCGCTTCATGGCCGCGACCTCGTCGATCGGCCCCGGCGCGCTCAACATGGTCACGGCCGCGGCGCTTGCCCATGTAAACCGGTTGCCCGTCCTGTTTTTGCCCGGCGACGTCTTTGCCAATCGCATCCCCGACCCGGTGCTGCAGCAGGCCGAGGATTTTTCCGATGGTACGGCAACGGTCAATGACTGTTTCCGCCCGGTGTCGCGCTATTTCGACCGCATCACCCGGCCTGAGCAGATCATCCCGGCACTCAGCCGTGCCATGCAGGTGCTGACCGATCCGGCCGATTGCGGACCGGTGACGCTGTCGCTTTGCCAGGATGTACAGGCCGAGGCCTATGAGTATCCCGAGAGCTTCTTTGCCGAGCGGGTCTGGCACCCGCGCCGGCCGCGCCCGGATCGCCACGAGCTTGCCGCCGCTGTCGCAGCACTCAAGGGCGCGAAGAAGCCGCTGGTGATCGCCGGCGGCGGCGTGCTGTATTCGCAGGCCTCGAAAGAACTGGCGACATTCGCCGAGGGCGCCGGCATTCCGGTCTGTGAGACGCAAGGCGGCAAGTCCTCGCTGCCGGACGATCATCCGCTCAACATGGCGGCGGTCGGCGTCACCGGCACTTCGGCGGCCAACCGGCTCGCGGAAGAGGCAGATGTGGTGATCGCCATCGGCACGCGCCTGCAGGATTTCACCACCGGCTCGTGGGCGCTGTTCAAGAATTCCGGCAAGACCATCATCGGGCTGAACGTCCAGCCTTTCGATGCCGGCAAGCACCGGGCGCTGCCGCTGGTCGCCGACGCGGCCGAGGGGCTTGCTGAACTCGGTGCCGCGCTGAAGGGGTGGAAGGCGCCTGCCGCCTGGACCGACAATGCTGCCACCGGCAAGAAGGAATGGCAGGCCGAAGCGGCCAAGGTGACGGCGTCGACCAATGCCGCTTTCCCGTCCGACGCACAGGTGATCGGCGCCGTGCAGCGGGCCATGGGCTCAGGCGTCACCTTGCTGCATGCCGCCGGCGGTCTGCCGGGCGAGTTGCACAAGCTTTGGCAGGCCGGCGCGCCGGGCTCCTACCACGCCGAATACGGCTTCTCGACCATGGGTTACGAGATTGCCGGCGGGCTCGGCACCAAGATGGCCAAGCCCGGCGAAGAGGTCGTCGTCATGATCGGCGACGGCTCCTACCTGATGCTGAATTCCGAGATCGCCACCTCGGTGATGCTTGGTTTGAAGCTGACCATCGTGCTGCTCGACAACCGTGGCTATGGCTGCATCAACCGGCTGCAGATGGCGACAGGCGGCGCCAACTTCAACAATCTCCTGAAGGACGCGCGCCACGAGATCCTGCCCGACATCGACTTCGCCGCGCATGCGGCGAGCATGGGCGCGATATCAGAGAAAGTACCCTCGATCGCCGGGCTCGAAAATGCGCTGCAGAAGGCCAAGAAGAACGACCGCACCACCGTTGTGGTCATCGACACCGATCCGCTGGTCTCCACCGATGCCGGCGGCCATTGGTGGGATGTGGCGGTGCCGGAAGTCTCGGCGCGGTCGCAGGTCAACGCGGCGCGCAAGGCCTATGACGAGAAGCGCCAGATGCAGAGCGTCGGCGATTGATGCTAACTCCCTTCTCCCTATACGGGGAGAAGGTGCCGGCAGGCGGACGAGGGGCGGCGCCAGCGGCCAAACAATGAACTGTTCCAATCTGGAGTGACGACTTGAAAGCCAAACTGGGCATGTCCCCCATCGCGTGGTGGAACGACGATCTTGCGGAACTGAGCGATGACGTGTCGCTGGAGGAGTGCCTGCGCCAGTCGCGTTCGGCCGGCTTCACCGGCATGGAAATGGGCCGGCGTTTTCCCAACGACCCCGCCGTCATGCTGCCGATCCTGAAGGCAGCCGACGTGACGCTGTGCGGCGGCTGGTTTTCCGGAACGCTGGTCGATGAGGAGATGGGCAAGAACAAGGACCGCATCCAGCCGATGATCGACCTGTTCAAGGCGGTCAATGCGCCTTGCATCGTCTATGGCGAAGTCGGCCGCTCGATCCAGGGCGACCGCTCGAAGCCGCTGGCCACCAAGCCGAAACTCACCGGTGACGAAATGAAGGTCTATGGCAGGCGCCTGACCGAGTTCGGCGAATGGTGCGCCGAGCAAGGCATGCCGCTTTCCTATCACCACCACATGGCGGCGGTGGTCGAGACCGAGCCGGAACTCGATGCCTTCATGCGCCATTCCGGCGAAGGCATCCCGCTGCTGCTCGATGCCGGACATCTGGCCTTTGCCGGCGGCGACGTGCTGCGCGCCATCGACAACCACCATAAGCGCATCAGCCATGTCCATGTGAAGGATGTGCGCATGGACGTGATCGACAAGCTCGACCGCACGAAACAATCCTTCCTCGACGCAGTGGCTCTCGGCGCCTTCACCGTGCCGGGCGACGGCTCGCTCGATTTCGGCGCCATCGTGCAGCGCTTCGCCGACCATGGCTATGAGGGCTGGTTCGTGGTCGAGGCCGAGCAGGACCCGAAAAAGAACCCGCCGCTCAAGATGGCGCAGGTCGGCCACAAGGAGTTGATGCGGGTGATGACGGCCGCCGGCTACACGGTGGAGACCCAGGGTTTTCCGAATGCCTGACGCGACGGGTTCACGACGAGGCAGGTTGCTGTAGATTGGCCCGATGAAAGATTCCGAACACCCGTTCTTCCGGCCCCTGTGGCGGCGTGTCGCCGTCGTCGCGGTCTGCGTCATCTGGTCGATCATCGAGTTCGCCACCGGCACGCCGTTCTGGGGCGTCATCGCGCTCGGCTTCGCCGGCTATGGCGTCTGGCAGTTTTTTTATCTGTACAAGCCGATCGAAGATAAGCCTCCGGTCGAGCCGACGGAGTAAGCGATCCATGGCGCAGAAGGCTTACGGTTCGAGCACTGCGCGCGTGACGGATCGGATGCGTTGGAGATTAGCCGAAACGCCTCTAGCTTCGTCATCCTGGGGCGAAGCAAGGAGCGTAGCGACGCGGCGCAGACCCCGGGATCCATGCCGCGACATCAAAACAGCCGCTGCGGTGCAGAATTCCGCTCCGTCGCGCTTTTGGGCCGGGGTAACGGCATGGATCCTAGAGCAATTCCAGGAAAAGTGTGAAACGGTTTTCCGTCCGGAGTTGCGTTAAAACAATGAGTTAGAGCAGTTCGCCGTTTCCGTGAAACGGTGAAATGCTCTAGGGTCTTCGCGACGGAGCTTCGCTCCTGCTGCGCCCTAGGATGACGAAGTTGAGAGGCTTCGGCCAATCTCGAAGATTTGCGATAGGAGAGACAAGAATGTCGAAGCTGCTCGTGAAGGCCGACAAGGGCCATGGCCGCGTCGCTCATGTAACGCCGAAAAGCGCTGGCTGGACCTATGTCGGTTTCGACCTGCACCGGCTGCGGCCCGGCGAAAACGCGTCGGGAAAAACTGAAGACCGTGAAGTCTGCCTGGTGTTCATCACCGGCAAGGGCAAGGCGAAAGCCGGCGGCAAGGATCTTGGCCTGCTCGGGGGACGCATGTCGCCCTTCGAAGGCAAGCCGTGGTCGGTCTATATTCCCGAGGGATCGGACTGGTCGGTAACGGCCGATACCGAGCTGGAACTCGCGGTGTGCTCGGCGCCCGGTCTTGGCGGCGGCCTGCCGGTTCGGGTGATCGGACCCGACGATCTCGGCCAGGAAGTGCGCGGCAAGGGCACCAACACGCGCTACGTCACCAACATCCTGCCGGAAGGCAAGCCGGCGGACTCGCTGCTGGTGGTCGAGGTCATCACGCCCGGCGGCCACACGTCGAGCTACCCGCCACACAAGCATGACCAGGACAATCTGCCTGATGAATCCTATCTCGAGGAAACCTACTATCACCGTCTCAACCCGCCGCAGGGTTTTGCCTTCCAGCGCGTCTACACCGACGCCGACAAGAACGGCCATCGCGCGCTGGACGAAGCCATGGCGATCGAGGATGGCGACGTCGTGCTGGTGCCCAAGGGTTATCATCCCTGCGCCGCCTGCCATGGCTACGATCTGTACTATCTCAACGTCATGGCCGGACCGAAGCGGACGTGGAAATTCCACAATGCCCCCGAGCACGAATGGTTGATGAAGGCCTGATCGTTCCGGTCGCGCCGGCTGAAGTTGTTGGTCCAGTTTGAAAAAATCGTCGGCTAAGGACCGCCTGGCTCGATTTGCCTTCGAAAACCCTTCAAAGCTTCGTCAATCCGTCATGGAAATCACCTATGGCAACGGATCTGACGAGGACTTCCCATGCGTTATGCCATCTATTTCACCCCCCGGCAGGACGAACCGCTGGCGCGGATCGCCGCCAATTGGCTGGGCCGCGACCCGTTCGGCGCGGCGACAAGGCCGGTCGAGGCCGTGGCCGATCTGGCGGCGGCGGAAGTTGCCTTCCACACAGCTTCGGCCCGCCGCTATGGCTTCCACGCGACGCTGAAAGCCCCCTTCCGCCTAGCCGCCAACGAGACGGAAACGTCGCTGCGCGCGGGGCTCAACCATTTTGCCGAGGCGACGCCTGTCGTGACGATACCGCGTCTCGTCGTCAGCCAGATCGACAGCTTCTTCGCGCTGGTGCCTGAGGGACCGTTGCCTTCGCTCAACCGTTTCGCCGACGAGGTCGTGCGCGACTTCGACCGCTTTCGCGCGCCACTGACAGAGGCCGAGATCGAGCGGCGCAGCCCCGATTCGCTGAAGCCGGCCGAGTTCCGCAATCTCTGCCAGTGGGGCTACCCCTATGTCTTCGAGACCTTTCGCTTCCATATGACGCTGTCGGGTCGGGTCGGGCCACAGGAAAGCCCCCGTCTTCGCCTGGCAATCGACAGCCTGTTCGCCGAAGTGCTGCAACAACCTGTGCTGGTGGACGCGCTGACGCTGTTTGTCGAAACCGAACCGGGGGCGCCTTTCATGGTGCTTTCCCAGCACGCGCTGGGACGCCGACCGGCCAGAAAAATCGCCTGAACAAGCCCTGCCCCAGATGATCAAGGACTGCCCGAAATGACCGCCGAGACCGTTCTTTCCAACGCCCGTATCGTGCTAGCCGACGAGATCGTCGAGGGGTCGCTGGTGCTGCGCGACGGCTTCATCGCCGGCATCGATGCCGGCGCTGCCCGCACCGGCGACGACATGGGCGGCGACTATGTCATTCCGGGACTGGTCGAACTGCACACCGACCATCTCGAGGGCCATTACGCACCTCGGCCGAAAGTACGCTGGAACCCGATCGCGGCGGTGCTCGCCCATGACGCGCAGGTGGCGACGGCCGGCATCACCACCGTGCTCGACGCCTTGCGCGTCGGCATGGACGAGGACGCCGATCTTACCTTGGCCGATATCCGCAAGCTCGCCGATGCAATCGAGGACAGCGTCGCGCGGGATCGTCTGCGCGCCGATCATTTCCTGCATCTGCGCTGCGAGGTTTCGGCGCCCGACTGCCTGCAGGCCTTCGCCAATTTCGATAAGGACGACCGGGTCAAGTTGGCGTCGCTGATGGACCATGCGCCCGGCCAGCGTCAGTTCGTCAATCTCGAAACCTATGCCTACTACTACCAGCGCAAGCTGAAGCTGACCGACCGCGACTTCAAATTGTTCTGCGAGAAGCGGATGGCGGAATCGGCGCGCTATTCGGCGCCGAACCGCGCGGTGATCGCCGCTGCCTGCCAGGAGCGCGGCATCGTGCTCGCCAGCCATGACGACGCCACGTCGAGCCATGTCGACGAGGCGATCGAGCAAGGTGTGCGCGTCGCCGAGTTCCCGACCACCGAGGAAGCGGCGCGCGCCTCGAAGGCCGCGGGCCTGGGCGTGCTGATGGGCGCGCCCAACGTCATGCGCGGCGCTTCGCATTCGGGCAATGTCTCGGCGCGCACGCTGGCCAGCGACGGCCTGCTCGACATCCTGTCATCCGACTATATTCCGTTCAGCCTGATCCAGTCGGCCTTCTTCCTCGGCGACATGGTCGAAGGCATTTCGCTGCCGCAGGCGGTCGCCATGGTTTCGAAGAACCCCGCGGAAGCCGTTGGCCTCACCGACCGCGGCGTCATCGAACAGGGCCGCCGCGCCGACCTGGTGCGCGTGCGTGTCGATGACCATGTTCCGGTCGTGCGCACCGTCTGGCGGCAGGGACGCCGGGTCGCATGATGGTGTCGGCCTTGATCGAACGTGAATTGTCCGCCGAGACGTTTCCGATCCGCCACGGCGTCTTTGTCGCCGTCGTGGGGCCAAGCGGCGCCGGCAAGGACACGGTGATCGGCTACGCCCGCACGCTCTTTGCCGACGAGAGCCGGCTGGAGTTCGTCCGCCGCGTCATCACCAGGCCGAGCGATGCCGCGAGCGAGGATCACGACACGCTGGCCGACGCGGCCTTTGTCGAGGCCGAGGCCGACGGCGCCTTTGCCATCTCGTGGGAAGCGCATGGCTTGCGCTATGGCCTGCCTGCCGATGTCGACTGGTCGGTCGCCAATGGTCATGTCGCGGTCGCCAATGTGTCGCGCGCGATCATCCCCACCTTGCGCGAGCGCTATGCCAATCTGGCCATTGTCGAGATCACCGCCTCGCCTGATGTGCTGGCCGAGCGGCTGGCGATGCGCGGCCGCGAGTCGCGTGGCGAAGTGCTGGCGCGGCTGGCGCGCAGCGCCAACGTCACCCTGTCCGGCCCCGGCGTCACCTCGATCGACAACAGTGGCCAACGCGAGGTTGCCGGCGAACGTTTCGCCGAGCTGCTGCGCAAGGCGATGGCCTTCTCCGACATGTCGGGTATGATCTGATCCAACCGCGCATCCCGCAGCCGCGGTGTGCGGCCTCGATTGTCCTGAAGCGCCGCCCATTGGCGTTCACTTGCTTTCCCGCGGCTCCCGGAGCGCTATGTGGTGCGGACCATATATGTGATTCCGGGCCTCCCTTCCCGGGATTCCGCCCGGAAGCTTCGGGCCGGACGAGACAGGACAGGAAGCCTTGATGCAGACGCTGACACCCATGCTCTCGACGGTCACGGCGGCATTTCTCGCCTCCTTCGTCGAGGTCGTCGAAGCCTTTACCATCGTGCTTGCGGTCGGCGTGACGCGCGGCTGGCGCCCGGCATTGACCGGTGCCGCCCTGGCGCTGGCGGTGCTGGCGGCCCTGGTGCTGGCGTTCGGACCCCTGCTGGCGCTGGTGCCGATCACCACACTGCAGTTCGTCGTCGGCGTCCTGCTCATCCTGTTCGGTATGCGCTGGCTAAGAAAGGCCATCCTGCGCAGCGTCGGCGTCATCGCCCTGCATGACGAGGCGGCGGCCTTCTCCAAGGAGACGGCCGCTCTGCACCAGCAGGCCAACGACCGCCGTGCCGACTACCTCGCCGGACTGGCCTCGTTCAAGGCGGTGCTGCTGGAGGGCGTCGAGGTGGTGTTCATCGTCATTGCCGTCGGCGCGGCGCACGGGCAGACGCTGTATGCCAGCCTGGGCGCGCTGGCGGCATTCATCCTTGTCATGCTAATCGGTCTGGCGGTCCACAAGCCGCTGGCGCGTGTGCCGGAGAATGCGTTGAAATTCGTGGTCGGGCTGATGCTGACCAGCTTCGGTATCTTCTGGACCGGCGAGGGCATCGGCGCCGACTGGCCGGGCGCCGATCTCGCCCTGCTCGCCATCTTCGCCATCGTCGCGCTGGCGTCCTTTGCCATGGTGCGCTGGCTGCGCAGCACCTATCCCGCGGCCGCTGGAGGGCTCGCCCGATGAATGCCATTCGTCTTGTCGCCAGTGAATTCTTCGGCATGTTCGTCGATGACGGCAATCTGGCGCTGCTGGCGCTGGTGCTGGTGGCCGCCGTCGTGGCGGCGGTGAAGCTGCTGGCATTGCCGCCGCTCATCGGCGGCGCGCTGCTGCTGGTCGGCTGCCTTGCCATTCTGTTGCAAAGCGTTCGCCGCGCGGCACGCCAGACCGGCCGATAGCGGCGAGGGCCATGCGGCTCGATGCCTTGCAGGCATCAGCCGCGCTCATGATTCAGATGATCGGTAGCCGTGCCCAAGAGACGCGCCGAGAGAGGCGCGTTTCCGCGAGCACTACGGTTATCAAGGCGATAGAAAGAGCTGCCTGAACACTCATGGACAGGCGGATAATATTATAATAGCATACCATTATAGCTCGCAGAGGAAACGCTACGTCCCCGGTTTGCAAGGGATGTCGGCGAGCGAGATCGATCTGTTTCAAATCCTCGGGCGGCGAGTGCGCCCCGCCCGAACGATATCGACGCAAGGCGCCAGAAAAATGCATGGGAGGAAAACATGCGGACTTTCCTGAGAGGGGCTGGTGCCTTGCTGGCCGGCATCGTGCTGGCGATTGCGGCGCTGTTGCCATCGATCGCTTCGGCGCAGTCGGTCGAGGATATTATCGCGCGCGGCAAACTGGTCGTCGCCATCGACACCACGACGCCGCCCTACGGCTTTCTCGACGCCAATCTGAAGCCAACCGGCTTCGACGTCGAGGTCGCCAACAAGATGGGCGAGGCGCTCGGCGTGCCGGTCGAATTCGTCACCGTCACCTCACCCGGCCGCATACCGGCCTTGCTGACCAAGCAGGTCGACGCGGTGATCTCGATCTTCTCGATCACCCCGGCGCGCGCCATCCAGATCGACTATTCGATCCCCTATGCCGGCCAGTCGGCGGTGGTGATCGCCCCGAAAAGCACCAGCATCAAGGGTGTCGCCGACCTGGTCGGCAAGAAGGTCGGCCTGACGCGCGGCACCGGCGAGGACGGGTTGCTGACCAAGGCCGCCGAAGCCAATCCCGGCATCGAGATCCTGCGATTCGACGACTATTCCTCGCTGCTGCAAGCGATGGTGTCGGGCCAGATCGATGCCATGGGCGGTGGCGACTATGGCGAGATCTATCTGAAGAAGGCGCAGAATGGTGACGCCTTCGAGCAGAAATACGTGCTGAAGACCTTCTACTTCGGCATCGGCGTCGCCAAGGGCAACGACAATCTGCGGCAGTGGATCAACACCTGGCTGTTCACCATGAAGACCGACGGCACGCTGGATGCGCTGTCGATGAAGTACCGCAACCAACCACTGCCGGTACTGCCGGTTTTCTGATTTACACATCCGCAGTCGGGCGGGGCCAAGCCAGCCCCGCTTCCTCGACCTCGTGACGGGATGCCATGCAAACCGCCCTGCAATTCGGCCCGATCCTCATCCATCTCGACTTGTTGCTGCGCGGCCTGGAAAAAACCATCCAGCTGGCGGCACTGTCGATCCTGTTCGGCACCGCCATCGGCGTGCTCGGTGCCGTCGGCCGCAGCTTCGGGCCGCGTTTGGTGTCGTGGGTCATCGCCGCCTATGTCGAACTGATCCGCAACACACCGCTTCTGATCCAGCTCTATTTCGTCTTCTTCTCGCTGCCGCTGTTCGGCTTCAAGCTGTCGAGCAACACGGCCGCCGTCGTCGCGCTGTCGATCCATCTCGGCGCCTACGCCACCGAGATACTGCGCGCCGGCATCGAAGCCATCCCGGAAGGGCAGATCGAGGCGGCCAAGTCGCTCGGCCTCAGCCGCTACCGCATCATCCGCCATGTCGTGCTGGTGCCGGCGGCGCGAGCGGTCTACCCGTCGCTTTCGGCGCAGTTCATCCTGCAGATCATGGGGACGTCGATCGTCGGCGCGATCGCGGCGGAGGAACTGACGGCGGTCGCCAACAACCTTGTCATGCAGACCTTCAGGAGCTTCGAGGTCTACATCATCATCGCCATCATCTATTTCGTGCTGGTGCAGGTCGCCAGCCTGCTCTTCGCCGGCATCGGCAAGCTCGTGTTCCGCTGGAAGGTCTGAACCA is part of the Mesorhizobium loti genome and encodes:
- a CDS encoding bifunctional 5-dehydro-2-deoxygluconokinase/5-dehydro-2-deoxyphosphogluconate aldolase: MSEAVDLKQAPLDVITIGRASVDLYGQQIGSRLEDITSFAKSVGGCPANISVGTARLGLRSALLTRVGDEQMGRFIREQLKREGVNTDGLKTDKERLTALVLLSVESEGVSPMIFYRSDCADMALAPEDIDEAFVASARSIVVTGTHFSRPNSDAAQRKAIRIMKARGGKVVFDIDYRPNLWGLAGHAEGFERYVKSDRVSAQLKTVLPDCDLIVGTEEEIMIASGADDCLSALKTIRALSSATIVLKRGAMGCIVYDGPISDDLEDGIVGKGFPIEIYNVLGAGDAFMSGFLRGWLGGEDHATAATWANACGAFAVSRLLCAPEYPTFEELQFFLKNGSKHRALRKDEAINHIHWATTRRRDIPSLMALACDHRVQLEDVAVKAGADPARIRDFKVLAVKAAAKVAAGRDGYGMLIDEKHGREAMFEFARHPFAWLGRPVELPGSRPLRFEFSQDIGSQLVEWPVDHCIKCLCFYHPDDPAALKEEQQQKLRALFEAARKVGRELLIEIIAGKHGKLDDTTIPRALEELYALGIKPDWWKLEPQASSGAWARIETVILKHDPWCRGIVLLGLEAPQDELVAAFAATAKAPIVKGFAVGRTIFVHAAEEWLAGRMSDDEAVADMASRFEQLTEAWLAARGRKAA
- the iolD gene encoding 3D-(3,5/4)-trihydroxycyclohexane-1,2-dione acylhydrolase (decyclizing), encoding MSKTIRLTMAQALTRFLSRQMTEIDGKKVPIFGGVWAIFGHGNVAGIGEALYQVRNELPTFRAHNEQAMAHAAIAYAKANFRRRFMAATSSIGPGALNMVTAAALAHVNRLPVLFLPGDVFANRIPDPVLQQAEDFSDGTATVNDCFRPVSRYFDRITRPEQIIPALSRAMQVLTDPADCGPVTLSLCQDVQAEAYEYPESFFAERVWHPRRPRPDRHELAAAVAALKGAKKPLVIAGGGVLYSQASKELATFAEGAGIPVCETQGGKSSLPDDHPLNMAAVGVTGTSAANRLAEEADVVIAIGTRLQDFTTGSWALFKNSGKTIIGLNVQPFDAGKHRALPLVADAAEGLAELGAALKGWKAPAAWTDNAATGKKEWQAEAAKVTASTNAAFPSDAQVIGAVQRAMGSGVTLLHAAGGLPGELHKLWQAGAPGSYHAEYGFSTMGYEIAGGLGTKMAKPGEEVVVMIGDGSYLMLNSEIATSVMLGLKLTIVLLDNRGYGCINRLQMATGGANFNNLLKDARHEILPDIDFAAHAASMGAISEKVPSIAGLENALQKAKKNDRTTVVVIDTDPLVSTDAGGHWWDVAVPEVSARSQVNAARKAYDEKRQMQSVGD
- the iolE gene encoding myo-inosose-2 dehydratase — encoded protein: MKAKLGMSPIAWWNDDLAELSDDVSLEECLRQSRSAGFTGMEMGRRFPNDPAVMLPILKAADVTLCGGWFSGTLVDEEMGKNKDRIQPMIDLFKAVNAPCIVYGEVGRSIQGDRSKPLATKPKLTGDEMKVYGRRLTEFGEWCAEQGMPLSYHHHMAAVVETEPELDAFMRHSGEGIPLLLDAGHLAFAGGDVLRAIDNHHKRISHVHVKDVRMDVIDKLDRTKQSFLDAVALGAFTVPGDGSLDFGAIVQRFADHGYEGWFVVEAEQDPKKNPPLKMAQVGHKELMRVMTAAGYTVETQGFPNA
- the iolB gene encoding 5-deoxy-glucuronate isomerase, which translates into the protein MSKLLVKADKGHGRVAHVTPKSAGWTYVGFDLHRLRPGENASGKTEDREVCLVFITGKGKAKAGGKDLGLLGGRMSPFEGKPWSVYIPEGSDWSVTADTELELAVCSAPGLGGGLPVRVIGPDDLGQEVRGKGTNTRYVTNILPEGKPADSLLVVEVITPGGHTSSYPPHKHDQDNLPDESYLEETYYHRLNPPQGFAFQRVYTDADKNGHRALDEAMAIEDGDVVLVPKGYHPCAACHGYDLYYLNVMAGPKRTWKFHNAPEHEWLMKA
- a CDS encoding DUF1045 domain-containing protein, which encodes MRYAIYFTPRQDEPLARIAANWLGRDPFGAATRPVEAVADLAAAEVAFHTASARRYGFHATLKAPFRLAANETETSLRAGLNHFAEATPVVTIPRLVVSQIDSFFALVPEGPLPSLNRFADEVVRDFDRFRAPLTEAEIERRSPDSLKPAEFRNLCQWGYPYVFETFRFHMTLSGRVGPQESPRLRLAIDSLFAEVLQQPVLVDALTLFVETEPGAPFMVLSQHALGRRPARKIA
- a CDS encoding alpha-D-ribose 1-methylphosphonate 5-triphosphate diphosphatase, giving the protein MTAETVLSNARIVLADEIVEGSLVLRDGFIAGIDAGAARTGDDMGGDYVIPGLVELHTDHLEGHYAPRPKVRWNPIAAVLAHDAQVATAGITTVLDALRVGMDEDADLTLADIRKLADAIEDSVARDRLRADHFLHLRCEVSAPDCLQAFANFDKDDRVKLASLMDHAPGQRQFVNLETYAYYYQRKLKLTDRDFKLFCEKRMAESARYSAPNRAVIAAACQERGIVLASHDDATSSHVDEAIEQGVRVAEFPTTEEAARASKAAGLGVLMGAPNVMRGASHSGNVSARTLASDGLLDILSSDYIPFSLIQSAFFLGDMVEGISLPQAVAMVSKNPAEAVGLTDRGVIEQGRRADLVRVRVDDHVPVVRTVWRQGRRVA
- the phnN gene encoding phosphonate metabolism protein/1,5-bisphosphokinase (PRPP-forming) PhnN, encoding MMVSALIERELSAETFPIRHGVFVAVVGPSGAGKDTVIGYARTLFADESRLEFVRRVITRPSDAASEDHDTLADAAFVEAEADGAFAISWEAHGLRYGLPADVDWSVANGHVAVANVSRAIIPTLRERYANLAIVEITASPDVLAERLAMRGRESRGEVLARLARSANVTLSGPGVTSIDNSGQREVAGERFAELLRKAMAFSDMSGMI
- a CDS encoding COG4280 domain-containing protein produces the protein MQTLTPMLSTVTAAFLASFVEVVEAFTIVLAVGVTRGWRPALTGAALALAVLAALVLAFGPLLALVPITTLQFVVGVLLILFGMRWLRKAILRSVGVIALHDEAAAFSKETAALHQQANDRRADYLAGLASFKAVLLEGVEVVFIVIAVGAAHGQTLYASLGALAAFILVMLIGLAVHKPLARVPENALKFVVGLMLTSFGIFWTGEGIGADWPGADLALLAIFAIVALASFAMVRWLRSTYPAAAGGLAR
- a CDS encoding transporter substrate-binding domain-containing protein, which translates into the protein MRTFLRGAGALLAGIVLAIAALLPSIASAQSVEDIIARGKLVVAIDTTTPPYGFLDANLKPTGFDVEVANKMGEALGVPVEFVTVTSPGRIPALLTKQVDAVISIFSITPARAIQIDYSIPYAGQSAVVIAPKSTSIKGVADLVGKKVGLTRGTGEDGLLTKAAEANPGIEILRFDDYSSLLQAMVSGQIDAMGGGDYGEIYLKKAQNGDAFEQKYVLKTFYFGIGVAKGNDNLRQWINTWLFTMKTDGTLDALSMKYRNQPLPVLPVF
- a CDS encoding amino acid ABC transporter permease → MQTALQFGPILIHLDLLLRGLEKTIQLAALSILFGTAIGVLGAVGRSFGPRLVSWVIAAYVELIRNTPLLIQLYFVFFSLPLFGFKLSSNTAAVVALSIHLGAYATEILRAGIEAIPEGQIEAAKSLGLSRYRIIRHVVLVPAARAVYPSLSAQFILQIMGTSIVGAIAAEELTAVANNLVMQTFRSFEVYIIIAIIYFVLVQVASLLFAGIGKLVFRWKV